From Cystobacter fuscus DSM 2262, the proteins below share one genomic window:
- a CDS encoding fibronectin type III domain-containing protein: TSTSVTLSWSASSDNVGVTGYDVYRNGSLAGSSTSTSYTVGGLSASTAYSFSVKAKDAAGNVSAASSTLSVTTSASGGNCTVSPGVPSGLTSPSKDASSVSLSWTAPSAGTNCSIVGYDVYNGSTRVAQTNGTSTSYTVGGLSASTAYTFSVAARNESGTSAKSSGLNVTTSANTGGGGSIILGYFAQWGVYGRNYHVKNIVTSGSASKLTHINYAFGNVTNG, encoded by the coding sequence AGACCTCCACCTCCGTCACGCTGAGCTGGAGCGCCTCGAGCGATAACGTCGGTGTGACGGGCTATGACGTCTACCGCAACGGCTCGCTCGCCGGCAGCTCCACCAGCACGTCCTACACCGTCGGGGGCCTGAGCGCCTCCACCGCCTACTCGTTCTCCGTCAAGGCCAAGGACGCCGCGGGCAACGTCTCGGCGGCCTCCAGCACCCTCTCGGTCACCACGAGCGCGTCGGGCGGCAACTGCACGGTGTCGCCGGGCGTTCCGTCGGGTCTGACTTCGCCCTCGAAGGATGCGTCGTCGGTCAGCCTGTCGTGGACCGCGCCCAGCGCCGGCACCAACTGCTCGATCGTGGGCTATGACGTCTACAACGGCAGCACCCGCGTGGCCCAGACGAATGGCACCTCCACGAGCTACACCGTCGGGGGTCTGAGCGCCAGTACGGCCTACACGTTCTCCGTGGCCGCTCGGAACGAGTCCGGGACGTCCGCCAAGAGCTCTGGCCTGAATGTCACCACCAGCGCGAACACCGGCGGTGGCGGCTCCATCATTCTCGGCTACTTCGCCCAGTGGGGCGTCTACGGACGCAACTACCACGTCAAGAACATCGTCACGAGCGGCTCGGCGAGCAAGCTGACCCACATCAACTACGCCTTCGGCAACGTCACCAACGG